In Pongo abelii isolate AG06213 chromosome 5, NHGRI_mPonAbe1-v2.0_pri, whole genome shotgun sequence, a single genomic region encodes these proteins:
- the CRISP2 gene encoding cysteine-rich secretory protein 2: MALLPVLFLVTVLLTSLPAEGKDPSFTALLTTQLQVQREIVNKHNELRKAVSPPASNMLKMEWSREVTTNAQRWANQCTLQHSDPEDRKTSTRCGENLYMSSDPTSWSAAIQSWYDESLDFVYGVGPKSPNAVVGHYTQLVWYSTYQVGCGIAYCPNQDSLKYYYVCQYCPAGNNVNRKNTPYQQGTPCASCPDNCDKGLCTNSCQYQDLLSNCDSLKNTAGCEHELLKEKCKATCLCENKIY; encoded by the exons ATGGCTTTACTACCGGTGTTGTTTCTGGTTACTGTGCTGCTTACATCTTTACCTGCCGAAGGAAAG gatCCCTCTTTTACTGCTTTGTTAACCACCCAGTTGCAAGTGCAAAGGGAGATTGTAAATAAACACAATGAACTAAGGAAAGCAGTCTCTCCACCTGCCAGTAACATGCTAAAGATG gaatggagcagagaggtAACAACAAATGCCCAAAGGTGGGCAAACCAGTGCACTTTACAACACAGTGATCCAGAGGACCGCAAAACCA GTACAAGATGTGGTGAGAATCTCTATATGTCAAGTGACCCTACTTCCTGGTCAGCTGCAATCCAAAGCTGGTATGACGAGAGCCTAGATTTTGTCTATGGTGTAGGACCAAAGAGTCCCAATGCAGTTGTTGGACATTATACTCAG CTTGTTTGGTACTCGACTTACCAGGTAGGCTGTGGAATTGCCTACTGTCCCAATCAAGATAGTCTAAAATACTACTACGTTTGCCAATATTGTCCTGC TGGTAATAATGTGAATAGAAAGAATACCCCTTACCAACAAGGAACACCTTGTGCCAGTTGCCCGGATAACTGTGACAAAGGACTATGCA CCAATAGTTGCCAGTATCAAGATCTCCTAAGTAACTGTGATTCCTTGAAGAATACAGCTGGCTGTGAACATGAGTTACTCAAGGAAAAGTGCAAGGCTACTTGCCTATGTGAGAATAAAATTTACTGA